One Bifidobacterium angulatum DSM 20098 = JCM 7096 DNA window includes the following coding sequences:
- the glgX gene encoding glycogen debranching protein GlgX, with amino-acid sequence MHIRPGSMYPLGASYDGAGVNFALFSQVAEKVELCLFDEEDHETRIEMTEQNSYVWHNYIPGLQPGQRYGYRVYGPYNPALGQRCNPSKLLLDPYAKAIEGNIDDDPSLFSYDMSNPDDINAINTQDSAAHTMKSVVVNPYFDWGNDQHPNISYHDSVIYEAHVRGMTNLNQDVPPDIRGTYAGLAYPAVIDYLKKLGITAIELMPIHQFVNDSFLQQKGLSNYWGYNTIGFFAPHNAYSSVGERGQQVNEFKSMVKAYHRAGIEVILDVVYNHTAEGNHMGPTLSFKGIDNQAYYRLVDNDPYHYFDTTGTGNSLLMRSPHALQLITDSLRYWVTEMHVDGFRFDLAATLARQFQEVDKLSAFFDIVEQDPVISRVKLIAEPWDLGSGGYQVGGFPSSWSEWNGRYRDCVRDFWRSQPSTLPEFASRLMGSSDLYEVNGRRPVASVNFVTAHDGFTLNDLVSYNEKHNDANGEGNRDGESNNRSWNCGVEGETTIRDVNELRQRQMRNMFSTLLVSQGIPMICGGDEVARTQQGNNNAYCQDNEISWTHWDLDDDRKSLLAFVSKLIHLRLNHPVLHRRRFFTGRKAGDDPNTIPEVEWFDHTGSIMDMNDWQNTHAFSMMVYLNGADIPEMDYYGNPTVDNDFILIFNAHYEPIQFTLPDENYGSKWKLVVDTYNPDGPELNYEAGFAITAQSRSFMLLMSEDKPEQRHLF; translated from the coding sequence ATGCATATACGACCGGGATCCATGTATCCGCTCGGTGCCAGCTACGACGGTGCCGGCGTGAATTTCGCCTTATTTTCCCAAGTGGCCGAAAAGGTCGAACTGTGTCTCTTCGATGAGGAAGACCACGAAACCCGTATCGAGATGACGGAGCAGAACTCCTACGTCTGGCACAACTACATACCCGGCTTGCAGCCGGGCCAACGCTACGGCTACCGCGTCTACGGGCCATACAATCCAGCCCTGGGCCAACGCTGCAACCCCTCCAAACTCCTGCTCGACCCATACGCCAAAGCCATCGAAGGCAACATCGACGACGACCCGAGCCTCTTCTCCTACGACATGTCCAACCCCGACGACATCAATGCCATCAACACGCAGGACTCTGCCGCACACACCATGAAATCCGTCGTCGTCAACCCCTACTTCGACTGGGGCAACGACCAACACCCCAACATCTCCTACCACGACTCCGTCATCTACGAAGCCCACGTACGCGGCATGACCAACCTCAACCAGGACGTGCCACCGGACATCCGCGGCACCTACGCCGGCCTCGCATACCCGGCAGTCATCGACTACCTCAAAAAACTCGGCATCACCGCCATCGAACTCATGCCCATCCACCAGTTCGTCAACGACTCCTTCCTCCAGCAGAAAGGCCTCAGCAACTACTGGGGATACAACACCATCGGATTCTTCGCGCCACACAACGCCTACTCCAGCGTGGGCGAACGCGGCCAGCAGGTCAACGAATTCAAATCCATGGTCAAGGCCTACCACCGCGCAGGCATAGAAGTCATCCTCGACGTGGTCTACAACCACACCGCCGAAGGCAACCACATGGGCCCCACCCTCAGCTTCAAAGGCATCGACAACCAGGCCTACTACCGCCTCGTCGACAACGACCCATACCACTACTTCGACACCACCGGCACCGGCAACTCGCTCCTCATGCGCTCGCCGCACGCCCTGCAACTCATCACCGATAGCCTGCGTTACTGGGTCACCGAAATGCACGTCGACGGATTCCGCTTCGACCTCGCAGCAACCCTCGCACGCCAATTCCAAGAAGTCGACAAACTCTCCGCCTTCTTCGACATCGTCGAACAAGATCCCGTCATCAGCCGCGTCAAACTCATCGCCGAACCATGGGACCTCGGCTCCGGCGGCTACCAAGTCGGAGGCTTCCCCTCCAGCTGGTCCGAATGGAACGGACGCTACCGCGACTGCGTCCGCGACTTCTGGCGCTCGCAACCGAGCACGTTGCCCGAATTCGCATCACGTCTGATGGGCAGCTCCGACCTGTATGAGGTGAACGGTCGTCGACCGGTCGCCTCGGTGAACTTCGTCACCGCGCATGATGGCTTCACCCTCAACGATCTGGTGAGCTACAACGAGAAGCACAACGACGCCAACGGCGAAGGCAACCGCGACGGCGAAAGCAATAACCGTTCGTGGAACTGCGGTGTGGAAGGGGAAACCACCATCCGCGACGTCAACGAACTGCGCCAGCGGCAGATGCGCAACATGTTCTCCACACTGCTGGTCAGCCAGGGCATCCCCATGATCTGCGGAGGCGACGAGGTTGCCCGCACCCAGCAGGGCAACAACAACGCCTACTGCCAAGACAACGAGATCTCCTGGACGCATTGGGATCTGGATGATGATCGCAAGAGCCTGCTCGCCTTCGTCTCGAAGCTGATCCACCTGCGTCTGAATCATCCGGTGCTGCACCGCCGCAGGTTCTTCACCGGGCGCAAAGCCGGAGACGACCCAAACACCATCCCCGAAGTCGAATGGTTCGACCACACCGGTTCCATCATGGATATGAACGACTGGCAGAACACGCATGCGTTCTCGATGATGGTATACCTCAACGGTGCCGATATCCCCGAAATGGACTACTACGGCAACCCGACCGTCGACAACGACTTCATCCTGATCTTCAACGCCCACTACGAGCCGATTCAATTCACGCTGCCGGACGAAAACTACGGCAGCAAATGGAAACTGGTAGTAGACACCTACAATCCGGACGGGCCCGAACTCAACTACGAAGCCGGATTCGCCATTACCGCGCAATCGAGAAGCTTCATGCTGCTGATGAGCGAAGACAAACCGGAACAACGGCACCTGTTCTAA
- a CDS encoding NUDIX hydrolase produces the protein MNVPAKLLESHEVYRGAIFRVEDTLIGLTTTSGSMVTIRRQVLRHAPCVVMLVHDTATDRYLIEREYRIGNDSFAYGLPAGLMDKGEDVHEAALRELREETGVTPISNDRMRIDQVTDCYSSEGMTDELAHIMVIHLDGFQQGERHFDADEHVESAWVSWPDLLATHITASNSIIAIQHEQIRRLTAGK, from the coding sequence ATGAACGTTCCGGCCAAACTGCTGGAAAGCCATGAAGTATACCGGGGTGCCATCTTCCGAGTGGAAGACACGCTCATAGGGCTTACCACCACTAGCGGTAGCATGGTCACCATCCGCCGCCAGGTACTACGCCATGCCCCCTGTGTGGTGATGCTCGTACACGACACGGCGACGGACAGATACCTGATCGAACGCGAATACCGTATTGGCAACGACTCCTTCGCCTATGGGCTGCCCGCTGGACTGATGGACAAGGGCGAGGACGTCCACGAGGCCGCACTGCGTGAACTGCGCGAGGAGACCGGCGTTACACCGATCTCCAACGACCGCATGCGCATCGACCAGGTGACGGACTGCTACTCCTCCGAAGGCATGACCGACGAGCTCGCCCACATCATGGTGATTCACCTGGACGGATTTCAGCAGGGGGAACGCCACTTCGACGCGGACGAACACGTGGAATCGGCATGGGTGAGCTGGCCCGACCTTCTGGCCACGCACATAACCGCCAGCAACTCCATCATCGCAATACAACACGAGCAAATCCGCAGACTCACCGCAGGCAAATAA
- a CDS encoding Nif3-like dinuclear metal center hexameric protein, whose translation MRLKQVVDVLETLYPLRYAESWDEPGLIVGDLRQPVTRIAFAADPSDSIVDQAIAWGADLLITHHPLFFRSVHQVSGLGFRGGLVTKLNQAGCALWVGHTNADAAWRGVGHAAADYFGLVDQQPLVPINDPDAEHLVGLGRIGRLPEPTTLGVFAQRVYTEVNTQGMATALGIQMCGDPNTTISTVALLPGSGDSMFDEVRAAGADVYVTSDLRHHPVTDAIEQARYEADMRAAGITLGHGEPGQHEPHVRPCFINTPHAAIESMWFNYAIEDIPAALESATGEHVETNWIHTTTDPWTWVINSAGTASAAGPVEPEQQGTDIA comes from the coding sequence ATGAGACTCAAGCAGGTTGTTGACGTACTGGAAACGCTTTACCCGCTGCGATACGCGGAAAGCTGGGATGAGCCGGGGCTTATCGTAGGCGACCTGCGGCAGCCGGTCACACGCATCGCGTTCGCCGCGGACCCATCCGACAGCATTGTCGATCAGGCTATCGCATGGGGTGCGGATCTGCTCATCACCCACCATCCTCTGTTCTTCCGCTCCGTCCACCAGGTGTCCGGTCTTGGATTCCGCGGTGGTCTTGTCACCAAACTCAACCAGGCCGGATGCGCCCTATGGGTGGGCCATACCAACGCCGATGCGGCATGGCGAGGCGTGGGCCATGCCGCCGCCGACTATTTCGGCCTTGTCGACCAGCAGCCGCTCGTCCCCATCAATGACCCCGACGCCGAACACCTGGTAGGACTCGGACGTATCGGACGCCTGCCTGAACCCACCACCCTAGGGGTGTTCGCGCAACGCGTCTACACCGAGGTCAACACCCAAGGCATGGCCACTGCACTGGGCATCCAAATGTGTGGCGATCCGAACACCACCATCTCCACCGTCGCGCTCCTGCCCGGTTCCGGCGACTCCATGTTCGACGAGGTACGCGCAGCCGGGGCGGACGTGTACGTAACCAGCGACCTGCGCCATCACCCCGTCACCGACGCCATCGAACAGGCGCGGTACGAGGCGGACATGCGTGCGGCAGGCATCACGCTCGGCCATGGCGAACCCGGCCAGCATGAGCCGCACGTGCGCCCATGCTTCATCAACACGCCCCACGCCGCCATCGAATCCATGTGGTTCAACTACGCCATCGAAGACATCCCCGCCGCCCTTGAATCGGCTACGGGCGAACACGTGGAAACGAACTGGATCCACACCACCACCGATCCATGGACATGGGTGATCAACAGCGCCGGCACAGCCAGCGCCGCAGGCCCGGTGGAACCGGAACAACAGGGAACCGACATTGCGTGA
- the polA gene encoding DNA polymerase I — translation MIDTVSDETRGTLLVVDGHSLAFRAFFALPVENFSTSSGQATNAVWGFATMLAQVIDAEKPDHLAVAFDVKGGTFRNTMLPQYKGTRDAAPEDLLSQLPLIQSMLDALGVTYIEKPGYEGDDVIGTLATMGEQAKYKTLVLSGDRDAFQLVDDWVTVLYPGHHFKDLKHMTPEAVFAKYKVTPAQYPDLAALRGETADNIPGVPGVGDGFAAKWINQYGSLEGICEHADEIGGKKGESLRENLDQVKLNRKVNALVRDIDLGVTVDDLTFGHFDAAKIDELFTSLEFGSRTKTRILKTFNGGEAPKLEQNAKAEAGKERSAIEVSDVQYAGDADTLNAWVEHNLPKPDASGASVNDESDDTGTQFTIDHSMQCNGIIERSWVINAAGNAKPGKVKANAITLQYGGSALIIEIPAVDSADDTGKQTDAATADATDAATDAPRLDPGMRDALNVILAQYAPTLVVHGYKEQLHLFASLGVDLPKPLFDTKLAGYLVQPDFHADTLEQAAARFLDIHVEEKTEEATQGLLDLDDGADADADGNQTSTLLQHAAIIAELARALAPQIDQREQFGLLQRMELPVSHVLYGMESQGAKVDMQRLTSMRDTFAADARQAQEIAWDYAGTTVNLQSPKQLGKVLFEDMGLKPTKRTKTGGYTTNADALQKLYFTYADDERASGFLGALLRHRETNKLKQIVATLIDATNPADERIHTTFEQTVAATGRLSSVDPNLQNIPNRNAAGREIRSAFVPGEGFESLMSCDYSQVELRIMAHLSGDESLIEAFKSGADFHKYVASLVHGVPVDQITPDQRSHVKAMSYGLAYGLSSYGLAQQLKIRPSEAEALKAKYFATFGKVHDFLESCVSEARKRGYTETMFGRRRYFPALKSTNRAARDAAERAALNAPIQGSAADIMKIAMIRARRALAEAGMKSRIILQIHDELVVEIAPGEREQVSALVRDAMENAVHLDVPLDVSTGVGADWQLAAH, via the coding sequence ATGATTGATACCGTATCCGACGAAACGCGCGGAACGCTGCTGGTCGTTGATGGCCATTCGCTGGCGTTCCGCGCGTTCTTCGCTCTTCCCGTAGAGAACTTCTCCACCTCGTCCGGCCAGGCCACCAACGCGGTCTGGGGCTTCGCGACCATGCTCGCCCAAGTGATTGATGCGGAGAAGCCCGATCACCTCGCCGTTGCATTCGACGTCAAAGGCGGCACCTTCCGCAACACCATGCTGCCGCAGTACAAAGGCACACGCGACGCCGCCCCGGAGGATCTGCTCAGCCAGCTGCCGCTTATCCAAAGCATGCTTGACGCGCTGGGCGTCACATATATCGAAAAACCCGGTTACGAGGGCGACGATGTGATCGGCACGCTTGCCACCATGGGTGAACAGGCGAAATACAAGACGCTCGTCCTGTCCGGCGACCGAGACGCGTTCCAGCTTGTGGACGATTGGGTGACCGTGCTGTACCCCGGTCACCACTTCAAAGACCTGAAGCATATGACGCCCGAAGCCGTATTCGCCAAATACAAGGTGACTCCGGCGCAGTACCCCGATCTGGCGGCATTGCGCGGCGAGACAGCGGACAATATCCCCGGTGTGCCCGGGGTCGGCGACGGATTCGCAGCCAAATGGATCAACCAGTACGGTTCACTTGAAGGCATCTGCGAGCACGCCGACGAGATCGGCGGCAAGAAGGGCGAGTCCTTGCGAGAAAACCTCGACCAGGTCAAGCTCAACCGCAAGGTCAACGCACTGGTACGAGACATCGACCTAGGCGTTACCGTGGACGACCTGACCTTCGGTCACTTCGACGCGGCGAAGATCGACGAACTGTTCACCTCACTGGAATTCGGTTCGCGTACCAAGACGCGTATCCTCAAAACCTTCAACGGCGGCGAGGCTCCGAAGCTGGAACAGAACGCCAAGGCCGAAGCAGGCAAGGAACGTTCGGCCATCGAAGTGTCGGACGTGCAGTATGCGGGCGATGCCGACACGTTGAACGCATGGGTGGAACACAACCTGCCCAAACCGGACGCCAGTGGTGCAAGCGTCAACGACGAATCGGATGATACCGGCACGCAATTCACCATCGACCATTCGATGCAGTGCAATGGCATCATCGAGCGTTCATGGGTCATCAACGCTGCCGGTAACGCCAAACCAGGCAAGGTCAAAGCGAACGCGATCACACTGCAATACGGCGGCAGTGCGCTGATCATCGAGATTCCCGCAGTCGATTCGGCGGACGATACGGGCAAGCAAACGGATGCCGCCACGGCCGATGCGACTGACGCCGCAACGGATGCGCCGCGGTTGGATCCGGGGATGCGGGACGCGCTCAACGTCATCCTCGCGCAGTACGCACCCACCCTGGTCGTGCATGGCTACAAGGAACAGCTTCACCTATTCGCATCCCTCGGCGTCGACCTGCCCAAGCCGTTGTTCGACACCAAACTCGCCGGCTACCTGGTGCAGCCCGACTTCCACGCGGATACGCTCGAACAGGCCGCCGCGCGTTTCCTTGACATCCATGTGGAGGAGAAGACCGAGGAGGCGACGCAGGGACTGCTCGACCTGGACGATGGTGCCGACGCGGATGCCGACGGCAATCAGACTTCGACACTGCTGCAGCATGCGGCCATCATCGCCGAGCTCGCCCGTGCCCTGGCACCACAGATCGACCAGCGCGAACAGTTCGGCCTGCTGCAGCGCATGGAACTGCCAGTCTCGCACGTGCTATACGGCATGGAGTCGCAGGGCGCGAAAGTCGATATGCAACGGCTCACCTCCATGCGCGACACCTTCGCCGCCGACGCGCGGCAGGCGCAGGAGATCGCCTGGGACTATGCCGGCACCACCGTGAATCTGCAAAGCCCCAAGCAGCTCGGCAAGGTGCTGTTCGAAGACATGGGTCTCAAGCCCACGAAACGCACCAAGACGGGCGGCTACACCACCAACGCCGACGCGTTGCAGAAACTCTACTTCACCTATGCCGACGACGAGCGCGCCAGCGGGTTCCTCGGTGCGCTGCTCAGGCATCGCGAGACCAACAAGCTCAAGCAGATCGTCGCCACGCTCATCGACGCCACCAATCCTGCCGACGAGCGCATCCACACCACGTTCGAACAGACGGTGGCGGCCACCGGCAGGTTGAGCTCCGTGGACCCCAACCTGCAGAACATTCCAAACCGCAACGCGGCCGGGCGCGAGATCCGCTCGGCGTTCGTGCCCGGTGAAGGCTTCGAATCGCTGATGAGCTGCGATTACTCGCAGGTGGAGCTGCGCATCATGGCGCATCTGTCCGGCGACGAGTCGCTGATCGAAGCATTCAAGAGCGGCGCCGACTTCCACAAGTACGTGGCGAGCCTGGTGCATGGCGTGCCGGTGGATCAGATCACACCGGATCAGCGCAGCCATGTGAAGGCCATGAGCTACGGACTGGCATATGGGTTGAGCTCGTATGGTTTGGCGCAGCAGCTCAAGATCCGCCCGAGCGAGGCCGAGGCGCTCAAAGCGAAGTATTTCGCCACATTCGGCAAAGTGCACGACTTCCTGGAATCCTGTGTGAGCGAGGCACGCAAACGTGGGTATACCGAAACGATGTTCGGCCGCAGGCGGTACTTCCCGGCACTGAAATCCACGAACCGTGCCGCTCGCGATGCGGCTGAACGAGCCGCGTTGAACGCGCCGATCCAGGGCAGTGCCGCGGACATCATGAAGATCGCGATGATCCGGGCGCGGCGTGCACTGGCCGAGGCCGGTATGAAGAGCCGCATCATTCTGCAGATCCACGACGAACTGGTGGTGGAGATCGCACCGGGGGAGCGCGAACAGGTGAGCGCTCTGGTGCGCGACGCCATGGAGAACGCCGTGCACTTGGACGTGCCGCTGGACGTGTCCACCGGCGTGGGTGCGGACTGGCAGCTCGCCGCGCACTGA
- a CDS encoding ANTAR domain-containing response regulator has translation MVSSNSEKGMEPVLTEEELQAAARAEEAPEEEKNRKRTVVVAEDESVNRMDLVGMLEDNGYEVVGEAANGEEAVDLARAKRPDVVCMDVKMPRMDGITAAGIICDENIAPVVMLTAFSQPDLVKKSTGAGAMAYVTKPYEESKLIPALEVAMGRFAEINDLLDNVERSEAKLKATEDELAKAQADLQKAQETLEERKLIDRAKGLLMDKADFSEQGAFRWIQKTSMDQRIPKKRLALAIIEKYGDPKPARDDR, from the coding sequence ATGGTGTCCAGCAACAGCGAAAAGGGAATGGAACCCGTGCTGACCGAGGAGGAGCTGCAGGCCGCCGCCCGTGCCGAAGAAGCTCCTGAGGAAGAGAAGAATCGCAAGCGCACCGTCGTAGTCGCCGAAGACGAATCCGTGAATCGTATGGATCTTGTCGGCATGCTTGAAGATAACGGCTACGAGGTCGTAGGCGAGGCGGCCAACGGTGAAGAAGCCGTGGATCTGGCACGTGCCAAGCGCCCTGATGTGGTGTGCATGGATGTCAAGATGCCGCGGATGGATGGCATTACTGCTGCGGGCATCATCTGCGACGAGAACATCGCACCTGTGGTCATGCTGACCGCGTTCTCCCAGCCCGATCTGGTCAAGAAGTCCACCGGCGCAGGTGCCATGGCCTATGTGACCAAGCCGTACGAGGAGTCCAAGCTTATTCCGGCGCTCGAAGTCGCCATGGGACGTTTCGCGGAGATCAACGATCTGCTGGATAACGTGGAACGCTCCGAGGCCAAGCTCAAGGCCACGGAGGACGAGCTCGCCAAGGCCCAGGCCGATCTGCAGAAGGCTCAGGAGACGCTGGAGGAGCGCAAGCTCATCGACCGTGCCAAGGGTCTGCTGATGGACAAGGCCGATTTCTCCGAGCAGGGCGCATTCCGTTGGATTCAGAAGACCTCCATGGATCAGCGTATTCCGAAGAAGCGCCTGGCCCTAGCCATCATCGAGAAGTACGGCGATCCCAAGCCGGCGCGCGACGATCGCTGA
- a CDS encoding NUDIX domain-containing protein, which yields MSSTTHRRFDPWRTAPVQEMSRREILQTHCFNIDQVAFDSLAGEPFERDFIHVKHGDTVGVLAVTDDGRIPLVEQYRLSAHRWTLEIPGGHGSSHLDRPMDIARRKLEEEAGFQAGDIKQFLRIMDMPGYSTQYTSLFYATNLTATQASDFGPETPRPALRLVTPEEAYQMVLNGTILDAKSLVALLSLHNGLLDHYAAEGNGN from the coding sequence ATGAGCAGCACAACACACAGGCGATTTGACCCATGGCGCACCGCGCCGGTGCAGGAGATGTCACGCAGGGAGATTCTGCAGACGCATTGCTTCAATATCGACCAGGTGGCATTCGACTCACTGGCAGGAGAACCATTCGAACGCGATTTCATCCACGTAAAGCACGGGGATACGGTCGGCGTTCTCGCCGTCACCGACGATGGCAGGATTCCGCTGGTCGAGCAATACCGTCTGTCCGCGCATCGTTGGACGTTGGAGATTCCAGGCGGTCACGGATCGTCCCATCTGGATCGCCCCATGGATATAGCACGCCGGAAGCTGGAGGAAGAGGCCGGCTTCCAGGCAGGTGATATCAAGCAGTTCCTGCGCATTATGGATATGCCTGGGTATTCGACCCAATACACATCGCTGTTCTATGCGACCAATCTGACCGCGACTCAGGCATCGGACTTCGGCCCAGAGACCCCACGCCCCGCGCTGCGTCTGGTAACACCCGAAGAGGCATATCAGATGGTGCTCAACGGCACGATTCTCGATGCGAAATCGCTGGTCGCCCTGCTGAGCCTGCATAATGGCCTGCTGGATCACTACGCAGCAGAGGGCAACGGCAACTGA
- the pyk gene encoding pyruvate kinase codes for MRKAKIVDTIGPATETLEGITSLVEAGMDVARLNRSHGTPEDHLKVYNNLREASKATGRNVAALVDLQGPKIRCGWFKKNADGEDKVQLTEGQEFIITTDDIEGDEHITSTTFKGLPGDCHAGDPILIDDGKVRLEVTKVEGNNVHTKVVVAGPVSSHKGINLPGVAVSLPALTEKDEEDLRWAIRTGADIIAMSFVRFATDIDRAHEIMDEEGRRIPVVAKIEKPQALENLEEIVKAFDGIMVARGDMAVECPLEEVPLATKRCIELARQYAKPVIVATEVLGSMVSSPVPTRAEASDCANAVLDGADATMTSNETAVGKYPAVTVNTMSRISSFATEHGFDRIPQLKNLDMSSTGAVSSAAVDLAEKLNAKAIVAYTQTGSTVHRVSRERPAVPIFGITNNEHTYHWLALSWGTESFLVDEDYHDKSRRDLMEYTDKVLKEAGKVADGDKIVVLSSAQGEHQPGSTDSIYVHTVGFSQE; via the coding sequence ATGCGTAAAGCCAAGATCGTAGATACCATCGGTCCCGCCACCGAAACCCTCGAAGGTATCACCAGCCTTGTCGAAGCAGGCATGGACGTGGCTCGTCTGAACCGCTCCCACGGCACTCCGGAAGATCACCTCAAGGTGTACAACAACCTGCGTGAGGCTTCCAAGGCCACCGGTCGCAACGTTGCCGCCCTCGTCGACCTGCAGGGCCCGAAGATCCGCTGCGGCTGGTTCAAGAAGAACGCCGACGGCGAAGACAAGGTCCAGCTGACCGAAGGCCAGGAATTCATCATCACCACCGACGACATCGAGGGCGACGAGCACATCACCTCCACCACCTTCAAGGGTCTGCCGGGCGACTGCCACGCAGGCGATCCGATCCTGATCGACGACGGCAAGGTCCGTCTGGAGGTCACCAAGGTCGAGGGCAACAACGTGCACACCAAGGTTGTCGTGGCCGGCCCCGTGTCCAGCCACAAGGGCATCAACCTGCCGGGCGTCGCCGTGTCCCTGCCGGCTCTGACCGAGAAGGACGAAGAGGATCTGCGCTGGGCCATCCGCACCGGTGCCGACATCATCGCCATGTCCTTCGTGCGTTTCGCCACCGATATCGATCGCGCCCACGAGATCATGGACGAGGAAGGCCGCCGTATCCCGGTCGTCGCCAAGATCGAGAAGCCGCAGGCTCTTGAGAACCTCGAAGAGATCGTCAAGGCCTTCGACGGCATTATGGTCGCCCGTGGCGATATGGCCGTTGAGTGCCCGCTGGAAGAGGTGCCGCTGGCTACCAAGCGCTGCATCGAGCTGGCCCGCCAGTACGCCAAGCCGGTTATCGTGGCCACCGAAGTCCTGGGCTCCATGGTGAGCTCCCCGGTCCCGACCCGTGCAGAGGCCTCCGACTGCGCCAACGCCGTCCTCGACGGTGCCGACGCCACCATGACGTCCAACGAGACCGCCGTCGGCAAGTACCCGGCAGTCACCGTGAACACCATGTCCCGCATCTCCTCCTTCGCCACCGAGCACGGCTTCGACCGTATCCCGCAGCTGAAGAACCTCGACATGTCCTCCACTGGCGCTGTGTCCTCCGCTGCGGTCGACCTGGCCGAGAAGCTCAACGCCAAGGCCATCGTCGCCTACACCCAGACCGGTTCCACCGTGCACCGCGTGTCCCGCGAACGCCCGGCCGTCCCGATCTTCGGCATCACCAACAACGAGCATACCTACCACTGGCTGGCTTTGAGCTGGGGCACCGAATCCTTCCTGGTCGACGAGGACTACCACGACAAGTCCCGCCGCGACCTGATGGAATACACCGACAAGGTGCTGAAGGAAGCTGGCAAGGTTGCTGACGGCGACAAGATCGTCGTGCTGAGCTCCGCTCAGGGCGAACATCAGCCGGGCAGCACCGACAGCATCTACGTGCACACCGTTGGCTTCAGCCAGGAGTGA